A window of the Gossypium arboreum isolate Shixiya-1 chromosome 2, ASM2569848v2, whole genome shotgun sequence genome harbors these coding sequences:
- the LOC108472216 gene encoding anther-specific protein BCP1-like, translating to MARQDLIVVALVFIAVVGAFATNKSPSPTPSKASSPAKSPSSSFSASSTKSYSAKSLTPSSNRPSSSPSKFNGRAPKSSPVGAPKSFSSSSSPSHSKSDSPETKEGSSFDAKSLEDVSSPPSPNVTDKVLSLLHALKSKGDAVDSESPNSNNDSPAPAPFYSDAAKAIIGITNIVVFTGFLLF from the coding sequence ATGGCCCGCCAAGATCTTATTGTTGTTGCACTTGTTTTCATAGCCGTGGTTGGGGCATTTGCCACTAATAAATCACCTTCACCAACCCCTTCCAAGGCTTCTTCCCCTGCAAAGTCGCCATCTTCTTCTTTTTCGGCTTCCTCTACCAAGTCCTATTCTGCCAAGTCACTGACACCATCCTCGAACAGGCCTTCTTCATCACCATCGAAGTTCAATGGAAGAGCACCCAAATCATCTCCTGTTGGTGCCCCAAAGAGTTTTTCGAGCTCTTCCTCTCCTAGCCATAGTAAAAGTGACAGCCCCGAGACCAAAGAAGGATCCTCTTTTGACGCCAAGTCACTTGAGGACGTCTCATCCCCTCCTTCACCAAATGTCACTGACAAAGTTTTGTCTCTTCTTCATGCCCTAAAAAGCAAGGGTGATGCAGTTGATAGTGAAAGCCCGAATTCCAATAATGACAGTCCTGCACCAGCACCATTTTATTCTGATGCAGCTAAAGCCATCATTGGCATCACTAATATTGTAGTTTTTACCGGATTCTTACTCTTCTAA